Proteins co-encoded in one Natronorubrum daqingense genomic window:
- a CDS encoding helix-turn-helix transcriptional regulator, whose protein sequence is MRVSTAVTIGLTVLLFTSTIGVVAGMPSASATADEPVDASQNLGGTHVALESEDSSATPSSPIAERSESLTTIDPPDDSDARQVLRVNMDAGGNAHWTIESRFILTDEEDIEDFEEWADEVTSSHQNTIVDPGLFEDRAAGASEETDRSMEIQDPGWEDQTVEPAEDVGDIDEDELDLEDDVDAEDVHVGVISYSFVWSNFAAVDDDDQIHVGDAFQTEDGTWLSLTENQRLVLEPPEDYALGTDTSTQLEWEGPHEFSEQDIDVVFVHSGGIVPPALGTILWALAGIGVVVAVGTIGYLYVQRNTTIELPSPLERAPASMAALGFPGMAAKVRSLVDSDESGHPEDEPTHSADSPREESAGSHPAATDGPRDMGTHLEFEEEAAGVDPELLSDEERVLQMISQNGGRMKQATIVNETGWSNAKVSQLLSKMDDEDDIEKLRIGRENLITLPEVDPTELE, encoded by the coding sequence ATGCGGGTATCCACTGCCGTTACGATTGGCCTCACCGTCCTTCTCTTTACGTCGACCATCGGTGTGGTTGCCGGGATGCCATCAGCGTCCGCAACTGCTGATGAACCGGTGGATGCCTCTCAGAATCTCGGCGGTACTCACGTCGCACTCGAGTCCGAAGATTCGTCCGCGACGCCTTCATCTCCGATCGCCGAACGCTCAGAATCACTGACGACTATCGACCCGCCAGATGATTCCGATGCGAGACAGGTACTGCGGGTCAACATGGACGCAGGCGGGAATGCCCACTGGACGATCGAGAGTCGGTTCATCCTGACAGACGAGGAAGATATCGAGGACTTCGAGGAGTGGGCCGACGAGGTCACGAGCTCTCATCAGAACACTATCGTCGACCCCGGGTTGTTCGAAGACCGTGCAGCGGGTGCGTCGGAAGAGACCGACCGTTCCATGGAAATTCAGGACCCCGGTTGGGAGGACCAGACGGTCGAACCCGCTGAAGATGTCGGCGATATCGACGAAGACGAACTCGACCTCGAGGACGACGTGGACGCTGAAGACGTACACGTCGGCGTCATTTCCTACTCGTTCGTCTGGAGTAATTTCGCAGCAGTCGACGACGACGATCAGATTCACGTCGGTGACGCGTTCCAGACCGAAGACGGCACCTGGCTCTCGCTGACCGAGAACCAACGACTCGTCCTCGAACCGCCGGAAGACTACGCACTCGGCACCGACACGTCTACCCAACTCGAGTGGGAGGGACCACACGAGTTCTCCGAACAGGACATCGACGTCGTCTTCGTCCACAGCGGCGGAATCGTGCCGCCCGCACTCGGGACGATACTCTGGGCGCTCGCGGGAATCGGTGTCGTGGTCGCGGTCGGTACCATCGGCTACCTCTACGTGCAACGAAATACGACTATCGAGCTTCCATCACCGCTCGAGCGCGCCCCAGCGTCCATGGCCGCGCTCGGCTTCCCGGGTATGGCCGCCAAAGTTCGATCGCTGGTTGACAGTGACGAATCCGGACACCCAGAGGATGAACCGACGCATTCGGCCGATTCCCCTCGAGAGGAATCGGCTGGCTCACATCCCGCCGCAACTGACGGCCCACGTGACATGGGGACTCACCTCGAGTTCGAAGAGGAAGCCGCTGGGGTCGATCCGGAGTTGTTGAGTGACGAAGAGCGCGTCTTGCAAATGATCTCTCAGAACGGCGGCCGAATGAAGCAAGCGACGATCGTCAACGAGACCGGCTGGTCGAACGCCAAGGTTTCACAACTCCTCTCCAAGATGGACGACGAGGACGACATCGAAAAGCTCCGAATCGGTCGGGAGAACCTTATCACGCTCCCCGAAGTCGATCCCACCGAACTCGAGTGA